The Pseudochaenichthys georgianus unplaced genomic scaffold, fPseGeo1.2 scaffold_529_arrow_ctg1, whole genome shotgun sequence genome segment aaacagttgaccaaagtgctgtacaattTATATAGTAAAAGTAAAtgcaataaaacacacacaaatagaaTATAATACTTTAGATTGCAGTTTGTTTTAATAGATGATGTGATACCCTTTGTTTCTGTTTCTGTGGCCTCATAAACCTAGGGTCTACGCCTGCTCTTGCAATGGCACGTTATTCAGTTTTTGACATGACCCCTGTCATTCTCCAGACCACGGTTTTAAATGTCCACTCTCCTCGTGTCACAGAGTGGTCTGGGGCATCCATTCTGCTCCACTACTCCCAAACTCTATAATTAAGCTCTGGTCTCTGGAAAGCGGTCACTTTCAATACAAGTCACGGTTTACTGAAGAAATCGGAGAACCTGTGTTTTACTTGTGTGTCTTATAACTTTTTTATCCTGAGGTTCTCTTGCTAAAACCAGTTAATGTGGAGCCTCTATAGACGTGTTTAGTTTTTAGCATTGTTTATAAGTGTGGCATAGTTGAACCTAACATTTTGCATAGACTGACATATTTCCAGAACATGCACATACGTAGGTGAATGTTGTTAGTAAATTACTTGAATGCAGAGCTGGTTCTTGTAAATATGTTATTGTGTAGCATTTTGAAAAAAGAATTGCGGCGCTGTTGGGTTCAGAATTCCAGAAAAGACAGACAACTTCTAAGTTGAACAATTTATTGTAAAGAGAGCAAAAGATATATATCACTTGGCCAAGGACTCGTCACGTCTCCGGGAATCACAGGCAGCAAAGCTGTAATCTGTAACCACCAAGTCCGTCAAGAGCCTCGAACCTCGTGCGACAATACATTTTATGACACAGGGCGTTGCCCGTACATTTATGATTGGTCAAGACTAGCTGAAGAGATACCGTGGTTTAGACTTGGTTCTCTTTGGTTGGTGCACAGACTCAGATAGAGTCTCTTGGCAACACGATCCTCCAATCAGCATTCGGCCGGCCTGTGGAAGTCCCTCCCTACTCTGGCACCATCATACTCATTTGTTTTCTCTAACGTTTCTTCAGATATAGCGGGAAACCATAATGTTGCTTCCTAGCTCTGCGGGGAGCGCGGCTCCCATACAAAGTGAAGGCCGGTGCGATGTGCTGTTCTGACTACCTCTTTGTGTTCCCTCCGTCTCTGCACTCAACCTTGCTACCTTCAATATTGCAAATTAAACACTTTCTCATGTGACTTTTCCCTTCGTTCCTGTCCACCCCATCAaaacttgggggggggggggtgattggGTCCATTTATGCCTAAGTCACAGCACATACAATGAGCACAATAAGCAATTGTAATAATATGATATTAAATGATGATATTAAATGATTAAATGATATTAAAATCTGTAAAAAAATCTCATTGCTGCTAAGAACGTGTACAACAGACATTTTATTTAAGGGCAAGTTCTTAAAACAACAAGTCATTAACTAACCAATAAGTAACTTAAAGTACAAATGCAGTGATAAAGTCAAATGTATTTGATGTTCCTAACAGTGAAGTAAAATAATCATGGTACAGTAAAAAGCAAAGGCAATCAGGCATGTACATGTACATTGCTTTCGTTGTTTGTTCTACACTTCTGTAAGAATTTGTTTGACTTCGGTGTAGGTAAGACCTTTGTATTCACCACTGGTGTCATACTGAAGCACGCTGCCATTATTGCAGGTTATTTTCACAGTGCCAGTGTAAGGCAGGTTAATCGTGGCTCGACCGATTGTAATTTCAGCTTTCACCTTCTTTCCTGCAGGAACACATATGGTAAAGCTTACCGTCTCCGTTCTCTCGTCAGTGTTTTCCAGATGGTAAGAGCTCTCTGTTCCCACGGTCATGCTGAATCCAGTTGTAACCTCCATTACCTCTGGAATTCCTGCACTCACTTCTACACTCAAAGTTGCCTCCATGCGGTTGGTCACAGTCCAAGAGGACATCTTTGTAATCTTCTTGGAGGATTCAATCTTGTTTTCTTGGTCGGctgaggtgttgttggtgtAGACGATGGATTTGATTTCTTCTACAGTCACCTGCGGTACAACTTGGCTCAGTGTTGGGTAGTTGACGTCCATCAAAACGGTTTTCTTGACAGCATTGAGGAACATGAAGCCCATGTTGTCAACGTCACCGCCACACATTCCAGCAACCCCGAAGCAGATTCCAGAGCCAACATCTATGGGGTATTCTGTCTTCAATCCCCAGCTGGTCATTTTGGCAAAGAACTCTCCGGAACGATTTGTCTTGAATTTTAAGGCCCCTAGACGAGTACCTGCTCCATTCCCCCACAGCGACAGAGAGGTGAAACACTCCCCAGGCTCAAATATATACTCTTGACTAGAACCAGATCGTTTCCCAAAAAGTCCATCCCTTCCATCTGTGAGGAAGATTTGGACAGCCTTCACCGTCGATTCTCCTACCCACACATTAATCTGCTTTAGCGTGGCTCCAGTACTCTCTCCAGTCAAGGAAAACGAGCTACCACCGTTGCCACCGACTGTATGCACGGTTGTTGGATAAGCCATCTTGCAGGTTTTAGATAAGATCTGAAATGGAAATGTTCAGTTAAATACCACTGCTTTAAATATTTAACTAATGTGTTTAAAATGTCAAGAAAATTTGATTTTCAGCATGGAATTGCACGCAATTTCATTGTTACATCAGATATTGGAGAAACACTTTAAAGACGATTTTTGatctttttatttttctgaGTCAGGATAGTAATTGTTTATTGAATATTTATCAATTTATTGCAATTAAGCATTCCAATATGCCTTGGCCTTATAAGCTCTGCTCCTTCcagtcttcctgcctgtgatACCGGATGGCTCACGGCTTCACATCCCATGCACGAGGAAGGAGTGCTACTTATTTTGGAAACCCCCCATATAGGGTGTATACTGGGCTGGCCTAAACTAGAACTGTAGGCTGGAGTGGACAACGTAGCTTTTTAGAGTGTCAAATTAGTTGAGAAATTGTCTTGCTAATGCGTGattgaaaacattttcagaattGTTTAAACTGCAGCTTTTTCTAGCCTGCGGGAAAAGCCTTTTTGGTTCTGAATTTGGTTTGCGCAATGATCTATAGGCATTACGGTACACAGTGAATAAACAATGCAAATGGTCCAAAAATGACGGGAAGTTCACTTGATACTACTACCCAAACTTGTTGTCCATATACTTACTTAATTTAGCATAAACAACTACATATATTGTTTTAGCAGCTCATACCCCTTTTCCACCAAAGCAGTTCCAGGGTTAGTTTGGAGCCTAATCTCAAACCTGTTCATTGCTTTTCCACCGCCAAAGAACCGGCTCTCGGCCGGGAAAACGGGTTCCATGGTGGCCCCAATTCTTTGCTGGTTTAAGACCAAGCACCGCTTCAGAGTCATGTTACAATGCGAAACACATATTGTAGTTAGTTATTTGAATGAGCAATGATAGAAACAAATTTGTAGAGTAGCTGTATTTGACAACTACTCATGATCTACCACATGCTTCTCTCTGTTCGACATAAAGCTAGTCCCCCCACCTTCTTCCTTACATTAGCTAGGAAGATGAGTCACACACAATTTAAAAAAGAGcagcattttttaaataactttattGAAAAATATTAAATATACAATTTATTCCAAAGGTAATGTTTTAATATTAGTATTTTAAACTTTGATTGGACGGCCGGCATTGCGATTGGTAAGCACTGCAATTGGGCAACATTTCAACTATTCCACTATTTCACTGCCAAAAATGGAAAAATGCAAGGGGGGTGCTGCTTTGGAAGAAGAGCATGCAAGCACATCTTTGAATAAGTACAAAATGGGTAAGAGGCACTAGAAGTTAAAAAAGCAGGTTcagttaaaacggggctagagCCACTTCATTAAGTCATAGAAGGGTCGCTACTTGAACCAAGATAAACAGGCTCTAGCACTGAACTGGCTCTAGGTTCTTGTTGGTGGAAAAGGGGGAGCTAACTGTCCCTTGAATAATGTAATTTGGGTAtctcaatgtactgtagaaacTGCTAAATGTGGCACCGGCATTGCTATAATTCTGGCCAGTAGGGGACTAGCCATACATTGCCCAATGGACGCATTTGAACACCGTTTCTTCAGTTTGTTCTGAAGAAAAGCACAATCCTttaattctatttattctaattcTATTCCATTTGTGGCTAAGCCGGCATTGCTGTAAAAGTATGTCGGCCGAATAAATCGTAGCATTAAGTGGCAGAATAAGCCCAACCAAGGGGATCTTAACACATGATGCATAATTCCTAGGCTGGCAATTATTTAAGGGGTGACCCTTTGAACTGGCTAGCAGTGATCTAAACAATAACATAACGTGCTTTGTATTTATGTAAAGGATTTTGAGTAGTCAGCACAGGGTATTCTATTACAAACAAATATTGAATTATGGCTCACCTTATTTGATATTTGAGTGTTGGTGAAGATAATCTGAAAGCGATTATTTTAGCAGCAGCATCAATTAATACGTTTAGGATACGGTTTAATGAAATATGTGAATTACAAGCAAGTAGTTTCAACAAGTCTGTATATGAATGTTTATAATCAAAGACGATGCTCTAATATTTATGCTTCAGGCAGGCTCCACCCATAATACTGAGGGTTCTTGTCATtggttaatacatttcacaggctTTGTTGTTTTTATCCTACAGTTGACGGTAACTCGCACAATTTGAGTTGTGCTTTTTATAACCTTCTAAAATACTTGGAAAGTAGTTGCTCACCTGACCCGCGCTTTCCCAAACGTGCCTTGCTGTATAAATGGTATGCATCTCCTACACTGTGATGTCCTTCTAACTTTGTATCCTGTGGTTTTAGACTGATTATGCTGGCTGTCTTAAGTACGCACGCAATTTCAATGTTACATCAGATATTGGAGATACACTTTAATTGAAAAGCTGGTTTTGATCAGTCAACTGAGACACACCATACAAATCAGAGTGGGAAGGAACGGTAATACACATTTATTTGCTAGTTTGTACATAATACAATAATGCAAATCATAATGATAATAATTTGTATTATAACTACTATGATTGATCCTCACCTTGTTTGAAGAGCTGGGAAATGTGGGAATGGTGATGATCCCAGATGATGCTCAAACATTTATACTTTTATCAGAACACACCCATGATTTTGACGCTTCTTGCCATTGGTTAGTGGAAAAGAAAGGCTTTGTTTATTGGAGTAGCAAGTGTGGGGCAATGCAGAGTAAACATTCTTCATCATGGTGTTGCTTGTCTTGAATATGATGGCTAGGATTGTTGGGATCCGTCCTAATTTTCTCAAGAGATGAATAGTTGGTTAACAGGTTTTGCGCTTCCTGGCAAATGTCTAATGTATTATAGGGATGTGTAGATTAAGTAACGTAGGTTATGATGGGTCCAGGTGCCTCTCTTTgtgaatatattacatattttagtGAGTTCCCCAAAAATATTATTCTGAACGAGGAGCACATTTCGTCAGTCCCTTTAATCAGTTTGTCAAAGTGTCAGTAGCGGTGACGTGCGCTGAGGTAAGTGGCAGGGGAGGCAGCCGGCATCTCAAGATATTtactatattattatatatagctAAACAATAAGCCAGAAAAAGATTAGGCGTATCCCAAAACCATGTCAAAAGCAGTATGGCAAAAATGCATGCAACATACTTTGCAAGTGCAGCTGAAGTAGGTacctactacaactacaaaaagtaaTATGCAATTTGAGACAGCGTTAGCAAAGAACTTAGATGTTCTTCTATACTCTGGCATCAGTCGGCCAACCAACCCATGGCCATCATTCATTATCATCAGCTGGGGCTGCTTCGGATCGAATCTGCTGGGGTCTCTGgtcttttgttttttattataaaCCCAAGTTCTGATATCCATACTTATTCTTGAGCTGTTTTTTGGTTAAGCCAAACTGCTACCTAATGCAATGGCGAAAGTTTAACTAATCATTTAGAAAGAAAACTATACCGTTGTTTGCCCTGAGGTTCAAGTCTATAAT includes the following:
- the LOC117443064 gene encoding aerolysin-like protein — translated: MAYPTTVHTVGGNGGSSFSLTGESTGATLKQINVWVGESTVKAVQIFLTDGRDGLFGKRSGSSQEYIFEPGECFTSLSLWGNGAGTRLGALKFKTNRSGEFFAKMTSWGLKTEYPIDVGSGICFGVAGMCGGDVDNMGFMFLNAVKKTVLMDVNYPTLSQVVPQVTVEEIKSIVYTNNTSADQENKIESSKKITKMSSWTVTNRMEATLSVEVSAGIPEVMEVTTGFSMTVGTESSYHLENTDERTETVSFTICVPAGKKVKAEITIGRATINLPYTGTVKITCNNGSVLQYDTSGEYKGLTYTEVKQILTEV